Genomic segment of Thiomonas sp. FB-Cd:
TCACGTTCCGGCACATCGCGATCCTCGTCGAATGCCGGGCGCGGGTTCGCCAATCGGGCTTCGCGCACGGCGCGCCCGAACAGCGCGTCCACCGCGCTCATGGCATAGCTGTTGGGACCCGGCTCGCGCTCACCGCCCGGCCCGCGCCCGCCCTGGCGCTCGTCGGGGCGTCCGGCGCTGCGATCGGGCCCGCGGCCCTCGTTGCGCCCGCCCTTGCGGGCATCCCTTGCGCCACCGCCCTGCGCGCTGGGCTTCGGGCCCCGCGACTTGCCTTGCGAGCCCTGAACGGCGCCCGCGCGATTCATCATGGCGCGAACGTCCTCGCGGTCGATTTCCGCAAAGTCGCCGCGCCGCAGCCCGGCGGGCAGTGCAATGGAGCCGTAACGCACACGGATGAGGCGACTGACGGTCAACCCCACCGCTTCGAACAACCGGCGCACTTCGCGGTTGCGCCCTTCGGCAATGATCACCCGGTACCAGCGGTTGGCACCTTCGCCGCCCGCTTCTTCAAGGCTGATGAATCGGGCAGGCCCATCGCTGAGCTCCACGCCGCCAAGCAGCTTTTGCCGCGCCTCGTCGTCCACCTGGCCCAGCACGCGCACCGCGTACTCGCGCTCCACACCCTGGCTGGGATGCATGAGCCTGTTGGCCAGTTCGCCCGACGTCGTGAACAGCAGCAGCCCCTCGGTGTTGATATCCAGACGCCCGATGGCCGTCCACTTGGCGTTTTGCACGCGCGGCAGGTTGCGGAACACGGTCGGCCGGCCTTCCGGATCCTTGAACGTGACCACCTCCCCAACCGGCTTGTGATAGACCAGAACCCGTGCCGGGGGCGGGGCGATGCGCACTTTGAGTGGCTTGCCGTTGACGCGGATCTGGTCGCCGGGCTGGATGCGCTGACCCAGGTGGGCCGGCTCGCCGTTCACCGACACGCGGCCCTCCACGATGAGCTCTTCCATCTCGCGACGCGAACCCACGCCGCCTTGCGCCAGCACCTTGTGCAGCTTGGGCGCCTCGGGCGAAG
This window contains:
- the rluB gene encoding 23S rRNA pseudouridine(2605) synthase RluB; the protein is MSMQEHDTDASAERTQPAAMAATPEPAQRAMAPSPDAAAGAGAVFSAAPSERSGAHPGAAEAGEARVAVAAPGGEPRTEGEPSPEGKRRRSRRSGRSKVARAESADVVPTSDAGAEMAPQGDGSGEAEGEPAVGERAAEGHARPAQANRADRPRQARHNNKKPNSPLRGPAKAVPAVRIEEVISGDFDRAVEIAEAIEPGGRRVLAPSPEAPKLHKVLAQGGVGSRREMEELIVEGRVSVNGEPAHLGQRIQPGDQIRVNGKPLKVRIAPPPARVLVYHKPVGEVVTFKDPEGRPTVFRNLPRVQNAKWTAIGRLDINTEGLLLFTTSGELANRLMHPSQGVEREYAVRVLGQVDDEARQKLLGGVELSDGPARFISLEEAGGEGANRWYRVIIAEGRNREVRRLFEAVGLTVSRLIRVRYGSIALPAGLRRGDFAEIDREDVRAMMNRAGAVQGSQGKSRGPKPSAQGGGARDARKGGRNEGRGPDRSAGRPDERQGGRGPGGEREPGPNSYAMSAVDALFGRAVREARLANPRPAFDEDRDVPEREPGPNSYAMSAVDALFGKGAGARSGNKPSRGGKGRKGGGAAQPDPTRSALGLTQPGRSGSGQGGKRRNFPR